The following are encoded together in the Cynocephalus volans isolate mCynVol1 chromosome 4, mCynVol1.pri, whole genome shotgun sequence genome:
- the MTA2 gene encoding metastasis-associated protein MTA2: protein MAANMYRVGDYVYFENSSSNPYLVRRIEELNKTANGNVEAKVVCLFRRRDISSSLNSLADSNAREFEEESKQPGVSEQQRHQLKHRELFLSRQFESLPATHIRGKCSVTLLNETDILSQYLEKEDCFFYSLVFDPVQKTLLADQGEIRVGCKYQAEIPDRLAEGESDNRNQQKMEMKVWDPDNPLTDRQIDQFLVVARAVGTFARALDCSSSIRQPSLHMSAAAASRDITLFHAMDTLQRNGYDLAKAMSTLVPQGGPVLCRDEMEEWSASEAMLFEEALEKYGKDFNDIRQDFLPWKSLASIVQFYYMWKTTDRYIQQKRLKAAEADSKLKQVYIPTYTKPNPNQIISVGSKPGMNGAGFQKGLTCESCHTTQSAQWYAWGPPNMQCRLCASCWIYWKKYGGLKTPTQLEGASRGTTEPHSRGHLSRPEAQSLSPYTTSANRAKLLAKNRQTFLLQTTKLTRLARRMCRDLLQPRRAARRPYAPINANAIKAECSIRLPKAAKTPLKIHPLVRLPLATIVKDLVAQAPLKPKTPRGTKTPINRNQLTQNRGLGGIMVKRAYETMAGVGVPFSANGRALASGIRSSSQPAAKRQKLNPADAPNPVVFVATKDTRALRKALTHLEMRRAARRPNLPLKVKPALIAVRPPVSLPAPSHPASTNEPIILED, encoded by the exons ATGGCGGCCAACATGTACCGGGTGGGGG ATTACGTCTATTTTGAGAACTCCTCCAGCAATCCTTACCTGGTTAGACGGATTGAGGAGCTCAACAAG acTGCAAATGGAAATGTGGAGGCAAAGGTTGTCTGTCTTTTCCGGCGAAGGGACATTTCTAGTAGCCTCAACAGCCTGGCTGATAGTAATGCCA GGGAGTTTGAGGAAGAATCAAAGCAGCCAGGAGTATCAGAGCAGCAGCGACATCAACTGAAGCACCGGGAGCTTTTTCTTTCTCGGCAATTTGAATCTTTACCAGCTACCCACATACG GGGGAAATGTAGCGTGACCCTCTTGAATGAGACAGATATCCTGAGCCAGTACCTGGAAAAGGAG GACTGCTTTTTTTACTCACTGGTGTTTGACCCTGTGCAGAAGACACTTCTGGCTGATCAGGGAGAGATCAGAGTTGGTTGCAAATATCAAGCTGAGATTCCAGATCGCCTGGCAGAGG GAGAATCTGATAATCGGAATCAACAGAAGATGGAGATGAAGGTCTGGGACCCAGACAACCCTCTCACAGACCGGCAGATTGATCAGTTTCTCGTGGTGGCCCG AGCTGTGGGGACCTTTGCAAGAGCCCTAGATTGCAGCAGCTCCATTCGGCAGCCAAGCCTGCACATGAGTGCAGCTGCCGCCTCCCGAGACATCACCCTG TTCCACGCAATGGACACGTTGCAAAGGAATGGCTATGACCTGGCTAAGGCCATGTCGACACTGGTGCCCCAGGGGGGCCCAGTGCTGTGTCGGGATGAGATGGAGGAATGGTCTGCCTCGGAGGCCATGCTATTTGAGGAGGCCCTAGAGAAGTATGGGAAAGATTTCAATGATATTCGTCAGGATTTT CTACCCTGGAAGTCACTTGCCAGCATAGTCCAGTTTTACTACATGTGGAAAACCACAGATCGATATATTCAGCAG AAAAGATTGAAAGCTGCTGAAGCAGACAGCAAACTGAAACAGGTCTACATCCCCACCTA CACTAAGCCAAACCCTAACCAGATCATTTCTGTGGGTTCAAAACCTGGCATGAATGGGGCTGGATTTCAGAAGGGCCTGACTTGTGAGAGCTGCCACA CCACACAGTCTGCCCAGTGGTATGCCTGGGGCCCACCCAACATGCAGTGCCGCCTTTGTGCTTCCTGTTGGATCTACTGGAAGAAGTATGGGGGACTGAAGACCCCAACCCAACTTGAGGGGGCTTCTCGGGGCACCACA GAGCCACACTCGAGGGGTCATTTGTCCAGACCCGAAGCCCAAAGTCTCTCCCCCTATACAACCAGCGCCAACCGGGCCAAGCTGCTGGCTAAGAACAGGCAGACTTTCCTGCTCCAGACCACAAAGCTGACCCGTCTTGCCAGGCGCATGTGCAGGGACCTGTTACAGCCGAGGAGAGCTGCCCGACGACCCTATGCCCCTATCAATGCCAATGCCATCAAGGCAGAGT GCTCCATTCGACTTCCTAAGGCTGCCAAGACTCCATTGAAGATTCACCCTCTGGTGCGGCTGCCCCTGGCAACTATTGTCAAAGATCTGG TGGCCCAGGCACCCCTGAAACCAAAAACACCTCGGGGCACCAAGACACCAATCAACAGAAACCAACTGACCCAGAACCGGGGACTGGGAGGCATTATGGTGAAACGGGCCTATGAGACT ATGGCAGGGGTAGGGGTCCCCTTCTCTGCCAATGGAAGGGCTCTGGCCTCAGGGATTCGCTCAAGCTCACAGCCAGCAGCCAAGCGTCAGAAACTAAACCCAGCTGATGCCCCTAATCCTGTGGTGTTTGTGGCCACAAAAGATACCAG ggccCTACGGAAGGCTCTGACCCACCTGGAAATGCGGCGAGCTGCTCGCCGGCCCAATTTGCCCCTGAAGGTGAAGCCAGCATTGATTGCAGTGCGGCCCCCAGTCTCTCTACCTGCACCCTCACATCCTGCCAGCACCAATGAGCCCATTATCCTGGAGGACTGA